A window from Vulpes lagopus strain Blue_001 chromosome 23, ASM1834538v1, whole genome shotgun sequence encodes these proteins:
- the LOC121481622 gene encoding KRR1 small subunit processome component homolog, which produces MAASSFRGLAQANGRSEFRPKQPKPEKRDESEELLTVPDGWKEPAFSKEDNPRGLLEESSFATLFPKYREAYLKECWPLVQKALNEHHINATLDLIEGSMTVCTTKKTFDPYIIIRARDLIKLLARSVSFEQAVRILQDDVACDIIKIGSLVRNKERFVKRRQRLIGPKGSTLKALELLTNCYIMVQGNTVSVIGPFSGLKEVRKVVLDTMKNIHPIYNIKTLMIKRELAKDSELRSQSWERFLPQFKHKNVNKRKEPKKKTVKKEYTPFPPPQPESQIDKELASGEYFLKASQKKRQKMEAIKAKQAEALSKRQEERNKAFIPPKEKPVVKPKEASTENKIDVAAIKEKIKKAKNKKLGALSAEEVKLKMEADEKKKKKK; this is translated from the exons ATGGCGGCCTCCTCCTTCCGCGGGCTGGCCCAGGCGAACGGGAGGAGTGAGTTTCGTCCGAAGCAGCCGAAGCCAGAGAAGCGAG atgAATCCGAGGAGCTCCTCACTGTTCCTGATGGTTGGAAGGAACCCGCTTTTTCTAAAGAGGACAATCCCAGAGGACTCTTGGAGGAGAGCAGTTTTGCAACTTTGTTCCCAAAATATAGAGAGGCTTACTTGAAAGAATGCTGGCCTTTGGTACAGAAAGCCTTGAATGAACAT CACATTAATGCAACCCTGGACCTGATCGAGGGCAGTATGACTGTTTGTACAACAAAGAAGACTTTTGATCCATATATCATCATTAGGGCCAGAGACCTAATAAAACTTTTAGCAAGAAGTGTTTCATTTGAACAG GCAGTACGAATTCTTCAGGATGATGTTGCGTGTGACATCATTAAAATAGGCTCTttagtaagaaataaagaaagatttGTAAAAAGAAGACAACGTCTCATTGGCCCCAAAGGATCTACATTAAAG GCTTTGGAACTGTTAACAAACTGTTATATTATGGTTCAGGGAAACACAGTTTCAGTCATTGGACCTTTTAGTGGCTTAAAAGAG GTTCGAAAAGTAGTCCTAGATACTATGAAGAATATCCATCCAATTTATAACATTAAA ACCTTAATGATTAAACGAGAGTTGGCAAAAGATTCTGAATTAAGATCACAAAGTTGGGAAAGATTCTTGCCACAGTTcaagcacaaaaatgtgaataaacGCAAGGAGCCAAAGAAGAAAACTGTCAAGAAAGAGTACACACCATTCCCACCACCACAGCCAGAAAGTCAG ATTGATAAAGAATTGGCTAGTGGTGAATATTTTCTGAAGGCAAGTCAAAAGAAGCGTCAGAAAATGGAAGCCATAAAG GCTAAACAAGCAGAAGCTCTCAGTAAGagacaagaggaaagaaacaaagcttTTATTCCACCTAAGGAAAAACCAGTTGTGAAACCAAAGGAAG cttctactgaaaataaaattgatgtgGCTGCCAtcaaggaaaagattaaaaaagcaaagaataagaaACTGGGAGCTCTTTCAGCTGAAGAAGTTAAGCTTAAAATGGAAgcagatgaaaaaaagaagaagaaaaagtaa